A single genomic interval of Gossypium raimondii isolate GPD5lz chromosome 11, ASM2569854v1, whole genome shotgun sequence harbors:
- the LOC105802042 gene encoding transcription factor bHLH47 translates to MGSETNAAVKTSVGRSCVPKTKGKVPKRVHKAEREKLKREHLNELFLDLANALDPNQPNNGKASILCEATRLLKELFGQIESLKKENASLVSESHYVNVEKNELQEENSTLETQIRELKSEIGTRVAQCKPDLNEPPPLPSQFHGDHHPGLPAVEPVPQQPSALLVVPIHPDIQTYPTPDSGTQQQPAPKTNCVVSKPHARYPTPADSWPSQLLGKQ, encoded by the exons ATGGGCTCTGAGACAAATGCAGCAGTGAAGACATCTGTTGGCAG GTCTTGTGTTCCGAAGACGAAGGGAAAGGTTCCTAAAAGAGTTCACAAAGCTGAGAGGGAGAAGCTCAAGCGTGAGCATTTGAATGAGCTCTTCCTTGACCTGGCAAATGCTCTCG ATCCGAATCAGCCGAACAATGGGAAGGCCTCTATTCTTTGTGAAGCAACTCGACTATTAAAGGAGTTGTTCGGTCAAATCGAGTCCCTCAAAAAGGAAAACGCTTCTTTGGTATCTGAATCTCACTAT GTGAACGTCGAGAAGAATGAGCTGCAGGAGGAGAATTCCACCCTGGAAACTCAAATACGGGAGCTGAAAAGTGAGATCGGAACAAGGGTTGCTCAATGTAAACCCGACTTGAACGAACCTCCTCCATTGCCATCACAGTTTCATGGAGATCATCATCCCGGTTTGCCTGCTGTCGAACCTGTTCCGCAACAACCATCGGCTCTCCTTGTTGTTCCAATTCATCCCGATATTCAGACTTATCCGACGCCCGATTCGGGCACACAACAACAACCTGCCCCTAAAACGAACTGTGTTGTCAGTAAACCACATGCTCGATATCCGACCCCAGCAGATTCATGGCCTTCCCAACTTCTTGGGAAGCAATAA